From Sediminibacterium sp. TEGAF015, a single genomic window includes:
- a CDS encoding RagB/SusD family nutrient uptake outer membrane protein has translation MKKHIKILFSLLTISSMLLVLAGCSKFLDRKPLTATLDDLNQGGLEGQVYGLYSNLRNSAGFTTIPWLAMHDFRSDDSEKGSDPSDGAEWVAPFDRYQYVKDLWATNTYWDDHYALINLANTAIQTADSLKLTDPASANNIAEARFFRAFAYFDLVRSFGDVPKIDFRVYTASQANIAKSPASAIYALIDADLTYAAANLPTVWGNQYPGRLTSGAAKTLHAKAHLFRGNWAQALSLSQQVISSGVYSLYNSYYGIFKDAGENSSESIFEIQAYVSPNGSINNGCQYATTQGVRGSNASGWNLGWGWNTPTDNLVGAYEAGDVRKGSTILFSGQSDDPSTGGYGRVLPGSTFDVPAGPLPRKYWNKKIYADPAYRASTGQSDNPSWINKRVFRYADVLLMAAECMNEMGSGAQSAPLVNAVRNRAGLANISFTTQLAMRNIIKQERRVEFGVEGERFFDLVRWGDALTVLGPLGYTNKCRFYPIPQPAIDKSGGLLVQNPEW, from the coding sequence ATGAAAAAGCATATTAAAATATTATTCTCCCTGCTAACTATATCATCAATGTTATTGGTGCTTGCAGGTTGTAGTAAATTTCTTGATCGTAAACCTCTAACTGCAACCCTTGATGATTTGAATCAAGGTGGTTTGGAAGGACAGGTTTATGGATTGTACAGTAACTTACGTAACAGTGCAGGTTTTACCACCATTCCATGGTTGGCTATGCACGATTTCAGATCGGACGATTCTGAAAAAGGATCGGATCCTTCTGATGGAGCTGAATGGGTTGCTCCTTTTGACAGATACCAGTATGTAAAAGATCTTTGGGCTACCAATACCTACTGGGATGATCATTATGCATTGATTAATCTGGCAAATACCGCCATTCAAACTGCTGATTCGCTCAAATTGACTGATCCAGCCTCTGCTAATAATATTGCAGAAGCAAGATTTTTCAGAGCGTTCGCTTATTTTGATTTGGTGAGAAGTTTCGGAGACGTTCCTAAAATTGATTTCCGCGTTTATACTGCTTCTCAGGCCAATATTGCTAAATCACCGGCTTCTGCTATTTATGCACTAATAGATGCTGACCTTACTTATGCAGCTGCTAATCTACCAACTGTTTGGGGTAATCAATATCCGGGCAGACTTACCAGTGGTGCGGCAAAAACGCTACATGCAAAAGCACATTTGTTTAGAGGAAACTGGGCTCAGGCATTGAGTTTGTCTCAACAGGTTATTTCTTCTGGCGTTTATTCTTTATATAATAGTTACTATGGTATTTTTAAAGATGCCGGAGAAAATAGCAGTGAGTCTATATTTGAAATTCAGGCATACGTTAGTCCAAATGGTTCTATTAATAATGGATGTCAGTATGCTACTACACAGGGTGTTCGTGGTTCCAATGCAAGCGGATGGAACTTAGGATGGGGATGGAATACGCCTACCGATAATTTAGTAGGTGCTTATGAAGCTGGAGATGTTAGAAAAGGATCTACCATTTTATTCTCTGGTCAGTCTGATGATCCATCAACGGGTGGTTATGGAAGAGTACTTCCCGGCTCCACTTTTGATGTGCCTGCTGGTCCTTTACCAAGAAAATACTGGAATAAAAAGATTTATGCAGATCCTGCCTACAGAGCATCTACTGGTCAATCCGATAATCCTAGCTGGATTAATAAGAGGGTATTTCGTTATGCGGATGTATTGCTTATGGCAGCAGAATGTATGAATGAAATGGGTAGTGGTGCACAATCTGCTCCTCTGGTGAATGCAGTTAGAAACAGAGCAGGTTTGGCGAATATCAGTTTTACCACACAATTGGCAATGCGTAATATTATTAAACAAGAGAGAAGAGTAGAGTTTGGTGTTGAAGGTGAAAGATTTTTTGATCTTGTAAGATGGGGTGATGCACTTACTGTTCTTGGACCTTTGGGCTATACCAACAAATGTAGGTTCTACCCAATTCCTCAGCCTGCAATAGATAAATCAGGTGGTTTGCTGGTACAAAATCCAGAATGGTAA
- a CDS encoding LamG domain-containing protein has product MKNNLKIFIAAAIALNTIVLTGCQKMDRPALGNYVKDANPPGGPLKFYTAFDGSTSNPLMNAVDSIRATFASANPLASISGISGKAVQGADGKALLYPSANDFKSTSSFSIALWLKNAAQAGRTEFLFSLVDDTYGWHHSAAFVLVENQTATKATMKFGLMDQWLEGDFVKPMFDGNWHHIVYAYDHTTSKMNYYFDGALVTGLTPTQTDAKKSGNPRGAVNFSQATNLVIGGWNKHANITGPTDGWISSFTGAIDQFRLYGKALTATEVASLYSAKQ; this is encoded by the coding sequence ATGAAAAATAATTTAAAAATATTTATCGCCGCTGCTATCGCATTGAACACAATTGTTTTAACAGGTTGTCAAAAAATGGATCGCCCGGCATTAGGAAACTATGTTAAAGATGCCAATCCCCCCGGTGGCCCATTAAAGTTTTATACTGCATTTGACGGAAGTACTTCCAATCCACTGATGAATGCCGTGGATAGTATCAGAGCTACATTTGCTTCAGCTAATCCTTTGGCTTCTATTTCTGGTATTTCAGGAAAGGCAGTTCAAGGTGCTGATGGGAAAGCACTATTGTATCCATCTGCCAATGATTTTAAATCAACAAGCAGCTTCAGTATTGCTTTATGGCTAAAAAATGCTGCCCAGGCTGGACGTACTGAGTTTCTGTTTTCTTTGGTAGATGATACATATGGCTGGCATCACAGTGCGGCATTTGTTTTAGTAGAAAATCAGACAGCTACAAAGGCAACTATGAAATTTGGTTTAATGGATCAGTGGCTGGAAGGTGATTTTGTAAAACCAATGTTCGATGGTAACTGGCATCATATTGTATATGCTTATGACCATACTACCTCAAAAATGAATTATTATTTTGATGGAGCATTGGTAACCGGACTTACTCCAACACAAACTGATGCAAAGAAATCAGGTAATCCACGAGGAGCTGTAAACTTTTCTCAGGCAACCAATTTGGTAATTGGTGGATGGAACAAGCATGCAAATATTACTGGACCAACTGATGGATGGATTAGTTCGTTCACAGGAGCTATAGATCAATTTAGATTGTATGGCAAAGCATTGACTGCAACTGAAGTTGCTTCATTGTATTCAGCTA